The genomic interval GCATAGCTAAGCGTGCACAGCATGCACAAGCACAGCTAAGTGTGCACAGCTTGCACAAGCACACACAAGCATAGCTAAGTGTGCACAGCACGCATGACCTTGCACAAGCACACACAAGCGTAGCTAAGCATGCACAGCTCACACAAGCCCACACTAGCACAGCTAAGCGTGCACAGCCTGCACAAGCACACGCAAGCACAGCTAAGTGTGCACAGCTTGCACGAGCGTGCCCGCGCACGCGCGCTCACCGGGCGGCCACGAAGAGCGTGCCGTTGACGCGCAGCATGTGCTGGAAGTCCAGGCCACGCTGGGCCGTGGCGTTGTCCCCACGGAGGCCACCGAAGCGCGGGTAGGCGGCGGTGGCTGCGGGGACACGGTGACATCCCACCGGGTCCCCAGTCCCCGGTGTCACCCCCGCCCCGGTCCCCCCCGCtcacctgccagccccacggTGCTTTGAGCCACCAGGTCCCGTGGGAAGGATGGAGTCGCCCCCccagggatgaggatgaggaggacgaAGGGCAGGGGGACACCCGGCATCGTCACGGGCGCCCGGAGGGGACGCGGGGCTGGGGGTGacacccccgcccccccgggcTGCAAGGGGCTGAGCTcagtgggggaaactgaggcacggagccgGGGGGGCACTGGGCAGCCCCGAGGGggcgtggggacagtggggacagcggggacctgTGTCCCTAGtggtcccagtgtcccctcccagtgtccctccccagtgtccccagtacctTTCTCCAggcagtcccagtgctcccatcccAGCACCCCCATATCCTCATCCCagcgtccccagtgtcccctcccagtgtcccccgtgCCCCCATTTCAGTGTCCCCAGCGCCTCTGGGTGTCCcgacccccccagtgctcccaggaaCCACCGCCAGCAGCCCCGGGACTCCAAGCAGAGCACAGGGGGTGCACAGGGTGACACGGCTGTGCGCACAACCCGGTGACAACCGgcgacacccagtgacacccaccTACACCCCCCACCACGCAGCGCCTggctccgcagcacccacctgcaccctaaaacccccacctacaccccaaaacccccacctgcaCCCCGGAACGCCCGACCTACACCCCAACAACACCCCACCGATCCCCTCAATACCCCAAATACCCCCCGCAACACCCCAAAACCatcccaaaacaccccaaaacaccccaaaaccatcccaaaaccaccccaaaacaacccGAAAACCACCCCAGaatcaccccaaaaccagcccgtCACAGGGCCCCACCGGACCCTCCAAAACCCCCCGGATTCCCCGCTCCAACACCCCCCAACACCCCAACTACACCCCTGACAACAccccccccccgcagccccgACCCCTCCGAGTTTGGTACCGGCTCCGCGCCCCGAGCGGTCCCGAGCGGACCCGAAAGGTTCCGAGCGGTTCCGAGCGGACCCGAACGGACCCGAGCGGCTCCGCCCCGGAACGGGCCGGGACcggccggagcggggccggggggggaggcgggaccgGGGACCCCCCGTGGGACCCCACCCGGGACACACCCCCGCCGCGAGGCCGCCCTATAGATAGCCGTTAATCTGCCGCTAATGAGATGATCCTCATTAAGTGCTGAGGGCGGGGCGGGGCTTTACACACGATTGTGCAAGACGCCCGCGTCACCAGGGGGCTGTTGTCACctctgtgtgtgtcccccccccccgcctagaATTTGGGACCTGTCACATGCGTATCTGGGGACCGGGagctactgggagttactgggagcaatggggtgtcccccccgGCCAGGTAAGGCTCAGGGTctggtccccaagtgtccccagcacctctgggaggggaggggacatcTTTAAGGACAGGGTGACGCTGGGGGACCCCGAGGAGACGCCCGAGGCTCTGGGGGTGTCCCAagggtgtggggacagggtgacacctgGTGGCACCACGCGGCGTGGCACCCAAGTCCCCTGGTGACCCCGGGACACACACAGTGTCCCTAAGGGGTGACAGCACCCCCAGAGGGTGACCACATCCCCAGTGAGGTGacggtgtccccaagggggtgtccatgtccccaaGGGGAATGATGATGTCTCTGAGGGGTTaactgtgtccccagggctgtgaccatgtccctggggggacacatgtccccAAGGAGATTTTCATGTCCCTAAGGGGTGACTGTGTACCCGGCGGGGGGTGTGACAGTGCCCCTGAGGGGTGACAAACAGGCACAGCCAGGTGACAGTGCTGGGTTTTATTTACAGGCTCTCAAGCTGGGGGTGACTGTCCCCACAGGGGGGGTCCAGGCACTGGCACTGGGGGgtcccacccccccaaaaccccacaagaGCAAAGACGTACAAATAAATACAACAGAGGAAAAACATCGGCTGGTAAATCTGTCCCCGGGGCTCCgcaccctgggtgtccctgcgGCTGGACACGTCCCCcgaaggagagagggaggtgacaccgtgccccccaaatccctgtgTGCCCTCTGAAGGAGACAGGGAGGTGACATCatccccccccaaatccctgtgtTCCCTCTGTTACCCCCCACCATAGCTGGGAGCTGTGGGTGTCCTGGGTTCCCTGTCACCCCGGGGTGACAGTCACGGTGGCATGTCCTCGGTGTCCCCAGCGTCACAGGGTGAAGATCTCATCCTCGGTGATCCCAGTGTCACAACGTGAAGATCTCATCCTCGGGGTCCCCTGCGTCACAGCGTGAAGATCTCATCCTCAGTGACCCCAGTGTCACAACGTGAAGATCTTGTCCTCGGGGTCTCCAGCGTCACGATCTTGTCCTCGATGTCCCCAGCGTCACAGCATGAAGATCTCGTCctcggtgtccccagtgtcacagTGTGAAGATCTCATCCTCGGGGTCCCCAGTGTTACGATCTCGTCCTCGATGTCCCCAGCGTCACAGCGTGAAGATCTCGTCCTCAGGGTCGCCAGCATCACGATCTCGTCCTCGATGTCCCCAGCGTCACAGCGTGAAGATCTCGTCCTCGGGGTCCCCAGCGTCACGATCTCATCCTCGATGTCCCCAGCGTCACAGAGTGAAGATCTCGTCCTCGGGGTCCCCAGCGTCACGATCTCATCCTCGATGTCCCCAGCGTCACAGAGTGAAGATCTCGTCCTCAGGGTCCCCAGTGTCACGATCTCGTCCTCGATGTCCCCAGCGTCACAGCGTGAAGATCTCGTCCTCGGGGTCCCCAGCATCACGATCTCGTCCTCGATGTCCCCAGCGTCACAGCGTGAAGATCTCGTCCTCGGCGTCGCGCAGAGCAGCCGTGCGTGGGGTCCTGGTGAGGGGCCGGGGGCCCAGGCGGGGGCCCCCCCGGGGGGTGACCCCGGTGCGGGGAGGGCTCTGGGAGCCTTCAGCCTCGGCCATGCTGCAGGGACGCAGCGGGTGACACTGAGGGGTGGCCCTacaagccccccaccccccctatAGCCAAAAGCCCCCGTTTAGCCCCAAAAATGGGGACGAGCCGGGCGTGCTCACCCTGTGCCGCCGGTGCGGAGCCGCAGTGCCGCCGCCGCCTTGGAGCGCCCGATCTCGGCATCCAGCTGCCGCAGGAAATCAGTGGCTGAGAGGTCGTGgcgggacagcgtggggacagctggggtgTCCCCCGAGGGGACAGGTGTGTCCTTGTCCTCGTCctcatccttgtccccatcctcgGGGCTGGGTCCCCCTGGCTGGGCCGGTGCGGGGATGAGGAGGGTGGGCTTGAGGAAGATGGTGTCCGAGGTGTAGAGGCGGTTGGCGCGCTTGATCTGCTCCATCTGCCGGGgacggggtggggacagggatggggacagaggtggcacagggacaggataggggtggggacagggatggggacagaggtggcacagggacaggataggggtggggacagggatggggacagaggtggcacagggacaggataggggtggggacagggatgggatgaggacgGAGAtaaggacaggaggggacaggacagggtggggacagcgatgggatggggacagccaCAGAGACAGGATGGGGAGGGGACAGAAGGGGACAGCGGTGGCCCCGTGGGGACCCGGGGCTCGTcctgtccccgcagccccgcggttCCCGCCCCACCCCGCCCCCGGGTGTCCCCCCGCGTCACCCCCGCGGCCTCTCACCGTCACCCCGTAGCGCAGCGCCAGCCCCGCTAACGTGTCCCCGGGCTCCAGACGGTGCTCCCGGACGGCGGCCCCCGctcccccgctccccgccgccatgGCGGGACGGCCCCGCTCAGCCCCGGCCCCCGCCAGCGTGGCGGGGGGCTCAGGCGAACGGCCCCGGCCCGGGACCGGCCCAGGGCCCCGCTgaggccccgccgccgcctccgggAGCCCCCGGGCCCCGGTGAGCCCGGAGACGCCAGGTCCGACCCGGCCGCCCTCGCAGAGGCTTCTGGGACTTGTAGTCCGGGCCCGGCGGAACTCCCGCGGGGAGATGGCGCCTCGGAACTACAACTCCCGTCATGCCACGGGGCCGCCTGACAGCGGGGCGGGCCCTTCCCGCCCCTCGCGCTCTCCAATTGGTGACAGCTCCCGCGCCCAGCCCTCCGGGAAGAGCCACCCGGAAGTGGGGCGGTTCCCATAGCAACCGCCGCGGCCGCCATGTCCTTCAAGCGGGAGGGGGACGACCCGGGTCAGCTGGGGGTGCTGCAGGTGGGTTCCGGTCTCTTCAGGATCCGCCAGAACCCCCTCAGGATCTCCCAGAGctcccccaggacccctcagaCCCTTCCCGAGTCCCCCAGATCCTTTCCCCGACCTCCCCGACCTCCCCACACCCCCGGGTTCGCGCCTCCATGGCCCGGCCTCTCCCGGCTCCCCCAGCgcttccctctcctccctgcctTTAAATACCCTCCTTCCCCGCCCTTCCTGCCCGCAAATGCTCCTCTGCCCCCCGGTTCCCCCTCTCCCTGG from Patagioenas fasciata isolate bPatFas1 chromosome 30, bPatFas1.hap1, whole genome shotgun sequence carries:
- the LYSMD1 gene encoding lysM and putative peptidoglycan-binding domain-containing protein 1 translates to MAAGSGGAGAAVREHRLEPGDTLAGLALRYGVTMEQIKRANRLYTSDTIFLKPTLLIPAPAQPGGPSPEDGDKDEDEDKDTPVPSGDTPAVPTLSRHDLSATDFLRQLDAEIGRSKAAAALRLRTGGTGMAEAEGSQSPPRTGVTPRGGPRLGPRPLTRTPRTAALRDAEDEIFTL